In Paenibacillus sp. FSL R7-0345, a single window of DNA contains:
- a CDS encoding exonuclease SbcCD subunit D gives MRILHTGDWHLGRTLEGRSRQKEQEQFIDELVEIADAGQADLILMAGDVYDSVNPPAAAEQLFYDAAARLTAGGRPLVVISGNHDQPERVASVSPLVRRQGITLVGMPTSEPVTVHAVRTGEIAKIAALPYPSEARLGELLAGESGEDELRLAYSARVGRLMKLLGREFTPQTVNLAMSHIYVLGGVESDSERPIQVGGAYTVDPSALSCGAQYTALGHLHRAQRVKGDGMIRYSGSPLAYSFSEAGQAKSVTMVDVAPGGEPVFEEIYLSCGCPLVNWKSAGGLQEVYSWLDEGRDANAFIDLELRLTEAMSLNDIQRLRKAREGIIHIRPVYPQMELELEQTARSRMPVQELFRKFYQRQTGGAEPEDELIRLFLELTEDEDRRQPEEGEVG, from the coding sequence CGAGCTGGTGGAAATTGCCGACGCCGGGCAGGCGGATCTTATTTTGATGGCGGGGGATGTCTATGATTCGGTCAATCCTCCGGCGGCGGCAGAGCAGCTGTTCTATGATGCGGCAGCTAGACTGACTGCGGGCGGCAGGCCGCTTGTGGTCATCTCGGGTAACCATGACCAGCCGGAACGCGTGGCCTCCGTCTCCCCGCTGGTGCGCAGACAGGGAATCACACTGGTCGGTATGCCGACTTCGGAGCCGGTAACGGTGCATGCAGTGCGGACAGGTGAAATCGCCAAAATCGCTGCCCTCCCGTATCCCTCGGAAGCCCGTCTGGGCGAGCTGCTTGCCGGTGAGAGCGGGGAAGACGAGCTGCGGCTCGCATACAGCGCCAGAGTAGGCAGGCTGATGAAGCTGCTGGGCCGGGAGTTTACGCCGCAGACGGTAAATCTGGCCATGAGCCACATCTATGTGCTGGGCGGTGTGGAGAGTGATTCGGAGCGTCCGATTCAGGTTGGCGGCGCTTATACGGTAGATCCGTCTGCCTTGTCCTGCGGCGCACAGTATACAGCGCTCGGGCACCTGCACCGCGCCCAGCGTGTTAAAGGCGACGGGATGATCCGTTACAGCGGATCGCCGCTGGCCTACAGCTTTTCTGAAGCGGGTCAGGCCAAGTCGGTAACGATGGTGGATGTTGCCCCCGGAGGCGAGCCGGTGTTTGAGGAGATTTACCTCAGCTGCGGCTGTCCGCTGGTTAACTGGAAATCTGCCGGAGGGCTGCAGGAGGTATACAGCTGGCTCGACGAGGGGCGTGATGCTAATGCTTTTATCGATCTGGAGCTGCGGCTGACGGAAGCGATGTCGCTGAATGATATTCAGCGTCTGCGCAAGGCACGGGAAGGAATTATTCATATCCGTCCGGTATATCCGCAGATGGAGCTTGAACTTGAACAGACTGCCCGTTCGCGCATGCCGGTCCAGGAGCTGTTCCGCAAGTTTTATCAGCGGCAGACCGGCGGGGCGGAACCGGAGGATGAACTGATCCGGCTGTTCCTGGAGCTGACGGAAGATGAGGACCGGCGCCAGCCGGAGGAAGGGGAGGTGGGCTGA